In Comamonas sp. lk, the following proteins share a genomic window:
- the lpxB gene encoding lipid-A-disaccharide synthase, whose translation MPAKKTAGMAPDIAMVAGEASGDLLASLLLDGLRQRWPDARSMGIGGAQMQSRGFDAWWQSERLAVHGYSWEVLMRVAELLGIRKKLRQRLIAHPPSVFVGVDAPDFNLGLEEKLREAGVKTVHFVCPSIWAWRADRIEKIRRAADHVLCIFPFEPELLAQHGIEATYVGHPLAQVIPLHPDRAAARAKLGLPEEGLVLALLPGSRRSEVRYIASGFFKAAALVLKALPATKIVVPAVPSLWEEVQRIAAEAGMADKVLIVKGQSHDVLAACDCTLIASGTATLEAALFKRPMVISYSMHPWSWRLMQRKQLQPWVGLPNILCGDFVVPELLQDAATPEALAKAALGWLRASQDSPVTIEALVERFTALHHELRRDTAQLAAHAIEKIIASSAA comes from the coding sequence ATGCCTGCGAAAAAGACCGCAGGCATGGCACCTGATATCGCCATGGTGGCCGGAGAGGCTTCCGGCGATTTGCTGGCCTCCTTGCTGCTCGATGGTCTGCGCCAGCGTTGGCCCGATGCCCGCTCCATGGGCATAGGCGGCGCGCAAATGCAGTCGCGGGGCTTTGATGCCTGGTGGCAGTCCGAGCGTCTGGCCGTGCACGGCTACAGCTGGGAAGTGCTGATGCGCGTGGCCGAGTTGCTGGGCATTCGCAAAAAACTGCGTCAGCGCCTGATTGCCCATCCGCCATCGGTCTTTGTCGGCGTGGATGCGCCTGACTTCAATCTGGGCCTGGAAGAAAAGCTGCGCGAAGCTGGCGTCAAGACAGTGCACTTTGTCTGCCCCTCCATCTGGGCCTGGCGTGCCGACCGGATTGAGAAGATCCGCCGTGCGGCCGATCATGTGCTGTGCATTTTTCCCTTCGAGCCCGAGCTCTTGGCCCAGCACGGCATAGAGGCGACCTATGTGGGTCATCCTCTGGCCCAGGTCATTCCTTTGCATCCGGACCGCGCTGCGGCCCGGGCGAAGTTGGGTCTGCCTGAAGAGGGGCTGGTGCTGGCCTTGCTGCCTGGTAGTCGTCGCTCGGAAGTGCGTTATATCGCTTCGGGCTTTTTCAAGGCTGCAGCCTTGGTACTTAAAGCGCTTCCGGCTACCAAAATCGTAGTGCCTGCCGTTCCTTCCTTGTGGGAGGAAGTGCAGCGTATTGCCGCTGAAGCCGGCATGGCGGACAAGGTTCTCATCGTGAAAGGCCAGTCCCACGATGTGCTGGCGGCCTGTGATTGCACGCTGATTGCCAGCGGCACGGCCACGCTGGAAGCGGCCTTGTTCAAGCGCCCCATGGTCATCAGCTACAGCATGCACCCCTGGAGCTGGCGTCTGATGCAACGCAAGCAGCTTCAACCCTGGGTAGGGCTGCCCAATATTTTGTGCGGCGATTTCGTCGTGCCCGAGTTGCTGCAGGATGCCGCAACTCCCGAGGCGCTGGCGAAAGCCGCCTTGGGCTGGCTGCGTGCCAGCCAGGATTCTCCTGTCACCATTGAAGCGCTGGTTGAGCGCTTCACCGCGCTGCACCACGAACTGCGCCGAGATACTGCCCAATTGGCTGCCCATGCGATCGAAAAAATCATTGCCTCCTCCGCTGCTTGA
- the lpxA gene encoding acyl-ACP--UDP-N-acetylglucosamine O-acyltransferase: MAAVSLIHPTAVVDPAAQLDSSVAVGPYAVIGPKVRIAANTTVGAHCVIEGDTTIGCDNHIFQFASLGAQPQDKKYAGEPTRLEIGDRNTVREFCTFNTGTSQDRGVTSIGSDNWIMAYVHIAHDCIVGNNTILANNATLAGHVHVDDWVILGGLTGVHQFTHIGAHAMAGFASHVSQDVPPFMMVDGNPLSVRGFNAEGLRRRGFTPERLAVVKQMHKLLYRQGLTLDAATQAIEGLKADMPEALQDVEHMLAFLAASTRGIAR, encoded by the coding sequence ATGGCTGCTGTCAGTCTGATTCACCCCACGGCAGTCGTCGACCCGGCGGCCCAGCTCGACTCGTCGGTGGCTGTGGGGCCGTATGCCGTGATCGGTCCCAAGGTGCGCATTGCCGCGAACACCACGGTGGGTGCGCATTGCGTGATCGAGGGCGACACCACCATTGGCTGCGACAACCATATTTTCCAGTTCGCTTCCCTGGGCGCACAGCCGCAGGACAAGAAGTACGCGGGCGAGCCCACGCGTCTGGAGATCGGTGATCGCAACACGGTGCGCGAGTTCTGTACCTTCAATACCGGCACTTCGCAAGACCGTGGCGTGACCAGTATCGGCTCGGACAACTGGATCATGGCCTATGTGCACATTGCACACGACTGCATCGTGGGCAACAACACCATCCTGGCCAATAACGCCACGCTGGCAGGCCATGTGCATGTGGACGACTGGGTCATCCTGGGTGGCCTCACGGGCGTGCACCAGTTCACCCATATCGGTGCCCATGCGATGGCCGGTTTTGCCAGTCATGTCTCGCAGGATGTGCCGCCTTTCATGATGGTGGACGGCAATCCTCTGTCCGTGCGCGGCTTCAACGCCGAAGGTCTGCGCCGTCGCGGCTTCACGCCCGAGCGTCTGGCCGTCGTCAAGCAAATGCACAAGCTGCTGTACCGCCAGGGTTTGACGCTGGATGCCGCAACCCAGGCCATTGAAGGCCTGAAGGCCGACATGCCTGAGGCACTGCAGGATGTGGAGCATATGCTGGCCTTTCTGGCTGCATCCACACGTGGCATTGCGCGCTAA
- the fabZ gene encoding 3-hydroxyacyl-ACP dehydratase FabZ, which translates to MMDIQAILKQLPHRYPFLLVDRVLELERNTRIKAIKNVTFNEPFFTGHFPGRPVMPGVLILEALAQAAGLLAFDAMGQVPDENNIYYFVGIDSARFKRPVVPGDQLALEITIDRVRGGIWKFNAVASVDGEVAAEAQLMCTMRQVG; encoded by the coding sequence ATGATGGATATTCAAGCAATTCTCAAGCAACTGCCGCACCGCTACCCCTTTCTTCTGGTGGATCGGGTGCTGGAGCTTGAGCGCAACACCCGTATCAAGGCCATCAAGAACGTCACTTTCAACGAGCCGTTCTTCACCGGTCACTTCCCTGGTCGTCCCGTCATGCCTGGCGTGCTGATTCTGGAAGCCCTGGCCCAGGCTGCGGGTCTGCTGGCTTTCGATGCCATGGGTCAGGTGCCTGATGAAAACAATATCTACTACTTCGTGGGTATTGACTCGGCGCGCTTCAAGCGACCTGTGGTGCCGGGAGATCAACTGGCTCTGGAAATCACCATCGACCGCGTTCGCGGCGGTATCTGGAAGTTCAATGCCGTGGCCAGCGTGGATGGCGAAGTGGCGGCAGAAGCACAGCTGATGTGCACCATGCGCCAAGTGGGTTAA
- the lpxD gene encoding UDP-3-O-(3-hydroxymyristoyl)glucosamine N-acyltransferase gives MSVLLGQILDALGGELLGGGRELQILRIAPLDSSGHGDLSFLSNPRYRQQLAASQAACVIVAPAMREEAQARGACIVTDDPYAYFARATQWWKVQHAGAAMRGIHASAVVHESAVVHESAYVGPLCVVEANARIGAGTVLKSRVTLGEACEVGERCILHPGVVIGADGFGFAPSKGAWIKIEQLGRVRIGNDVEIGANTCVDRGALDDTVIEDGVKIDNLVQIAHNVHIGAHTVIAGNTGIAGSARIGAHCQIGGAANILGHLTIADGTVISPTSMVTRSLPKPGFYTGIFPLQENEQWEKNAATFKQLYVLRERIKKLEQTLANDQRSNNGN, from the coding sequence GTGAGCGTTTTATTGGGACAGATTCTCGATGCGCTCGGCGGAGAACTGCTGGGTGGCGGGCGCGAGTTGCAAATCTTGCGCATCGCCCCTCTGGACTCCTCGGGCCATGGTGATCTGAGCTTTCTAAGCAACCCGCGCTATCGCCAGCAGCTGGCCGCCTCTCAGGCGGCCTGCGTCATTGTGGCGCCTGCAATGCGTGAAGAGGCGCAGGCGCGTGGCGCCTGTATCGTCACCGACGATCCCTATGCCTATTTCGCCCGTGCCACCCAGTGGTGGAAGGTGCAGCATGCAGGCGCTGCCATGCGAGGCATCCACGCCAGCGCCGTGGTGCATGAGTCTGCCGTGGTGCATGAATCGGCCTATGTGGGCCCGTTGTGCGTGGTGGAGGCGAATGCGCGTATCGGTGCCGGCACCGTGCTCAAGTCTCGCGTGACGCTAGGCGAAGCCTGCGAAGTGGGTGAGCGTTGCATCTTGCACCCGGGCGTGGTCATTGGCGCGGACGGTTTTGGCTTTGCCCCATCCAAGGGCGCGTGGATCAAGATCGAGCAGTTGGGACGGGTGCGCATTGGCAACGATGTGGAAATTGGCGCCAATACCTGTGTTGATCGGGGTGCACTCGACGACACGGTGATCGAAGACGGCGTCAAGATCGATAATCTGGTGCAGATTGCCCACAATGTGCACATTGGTGCGCATACGGTGATCGCGGGCAATACCGGTATTGCGGGCAGCGCCCGTATTGGTGCACATTGCCAGATTGGCGGCGCAGCCAATATCCTGGGTCATTTGACCATTGCGGATGGCACGGTGATTTCGCCGACATCCATGGTCACCCGCTCATTGCCCAAACCGGGTTTTTATACAGGCATCTTTCCGTTGCAAGAAAACGAGCAATGGGAAAAGAACGCTGCAACATTCAAGCAGCTGTATGTGCTCCGTGAGCGCATCAAAAAGCTTGAGCAAACGCTGGCCAATGACCAGCGAAGCAACAACGGAAACTGA
- a CDS encoding OmpH family outer membrane protein, giving the protein MKSLSSHLSLAVLLGAVAVSAHAQEFKAGFVNTDRIFREASTAKAAQAKLEQEFSKREKDLVDKGNALKSASEKFEREAPTMAESQRMARQRQLVDQDRDFQTKRREFQEDLNSRKNEELSQVLDRANKVVKQVAEAEKYDVILQEAVYINPKFDITDKVIKALNGK; this is encoded by the coding sequence ATGAAATCTCTCTCTAGCCACCTTTCTCTGGCTGTGCTGCTTGGCGCCGTGGCCGTCTCTGCGCATGCACAAGAATTCAAGGCCGGTTTTGTGAACACGGATCGCATCTTCCGTGAAGCTTCTACCGCCAAGGCTGCCCAGGCCAAGCTTGAGCAGGAGTTTTCTAAGCGTGAAAAGGATTTGGTCGACAAGGGCAATGCCTTGAAGAGCGCTTCGGAAAAATTCGAGCGTGAAGCGCCGACCATGGCCGAGAGCCAGCGCATGGCCCGTCAGCGTCAGCTGGTGGATCAGGACCGTGACTTCCAGACCAAGCGCCGCGAGTTCCAGGAAGACCTGAATTCCCGCAAGAATGAAGAGCTGTCTCAAGTGCTTGACCGCGCCAACAAGGTGGTCAAGCAAGTGGCCGAAGCTGAAAAGTACGATGTGATCCTGCAGGAAGCTGTGTATATCAACCCCAAGTTCGATATCACAGACAAGGTGATCAAGGCCTTGAACGGCAAGTAA
- the bamA gene encoding outer membrane protein assembly factor BamA — protein MKKHFTRFGVRRATALAAMVLAANAAWALEPFKVQDIRVEGLQRVEAGTVFASMPLRVGEQYDDEKGAAAIRSLFALGLFKDVRLEANGNVLVVVVEERPTIAEVNFAGTKEFDKDTLLKAMRDVGLADGRPFDKALADRAEQELKRQYINRSLYGSEVVTTVTPIERNRVNLTFTVSEGEPAKINEIHIVGNKAFKESTLKDLFDQDTGNWMSWYTKSDRYARNKLNADLESLRSYYLQRGYLEFRVDSTQVAISPDKQNIALTVNVHEGEQYVVSGVKLVGNFLDRDDEFKSLIKIKPGEPYNADQVSQTIKAFTDYYSNFGFAFAKVEAVPEIDRANNRVELVLQAQPSRRAYVRRINVSGNNKTRDEVIRREFRQFEASWYDGDKIKLSRDRVDRLGFFTEVNVETQEVPGSPDQVDLLINVAEKPTGSIQLGAGFSSAEKVSLSFGIKQENVFGSGNYLGVDVNTSKFNRTIVMSTTNPYFTDTGISRTYDLYYRTMRPYYDDAAYKIVTQGASVRFGVPFSEVDTIFFGGGVEGNEIKPGTYMPQVYQDYCNNWGCKQTGIPMTIGWSRDNRDSALAPNAGRYQRLNTELSFLSDMRYVKANYQIQQYIPLNKKYTIALNGELGWGKGLNGRPFPIFKNFYSGGLGSVRGFEQGSLGRHDTTYTNLALGGTRKMTLNAEFMVPFPGAGNDRTLRLFTFLDVGNVWAEGESMELNSLRASTGIGISWISPLGPLRLAYAQPIRKETGDRIQKLQFQIGTSF, from the coding sequence ATGAAAAAACATTTCACTCGCTTTGGCGTGCGCAGAGCAACGGCCTTGGCTGCCATGGTTTTGGCTGCAAACGCGGCATGGGCACTTGAACCTTTCAAAGTGCAGGATATTCGTGTTGAAGGCCTGCAGCGCGTAGAAGCTGGTACGGTTTTCGCATCCATGCCGTTGCGCGTGGGCGAGCAATACGACGATGAAAAGGGCGCCGCAGCCATTCGCTCGCTGTTCGCGCTGGGCTTGTTCAAGGATGTGCGCCTTGAAGCCAATGGCAATGTGCTGGTGGTGGTGGTGGAAGAGCGCCCCACGATTGCTGAAGTGAATTTCGCGGGTACCAAGGAGTTCGACAAGGACACCTTGCTCAAGGCCATGCGCGATGTGGGTCTGGCCGATGGTCGCCCCTTCGACAAGGCACTGGCAGATCGTGCCGAGCAGGAGCTCAAGCGTCAGTACATCAACCGCAGCCTGTATGGCTCCGAGGTGGTGACGACCGTCACGCCGATTGAGCGCAATCGCGTGAACCTGACCTTCACGGTGTCCGAAGGCGAGCCTGCCAAGATCAATGAGATCCATATCGTCGGCAACAAGGCGTTCAAGGAGTCCACACTCAAGGACTTGTTCGACCAGGACACCGGCAACTGGATGAGCTGGTACACCAAGTCGGATCGCTACGCCCGCAACAAGCTCAATGCCGATCTGGAATCGCTGCGCTCCTACTATCTGCAGCGCGGCTACCTGGAGTTCCGCGTGGACTCCACCCAGGTGGCCATTTCGCCAGACAAGCAAAACATTGCGCTGACCGTGAATGTTCACGAAGGCGAGCAATATGTGGTGTCCGGCGTGAAGCTGGTAGGCAATTTCCTGGATCGTGATGACGAATTCAAGTCCCTGATCAAGATCAAGCCTGGTGAGCCCTATAACGCCGATCAGGTGAGCCAGACCATCAAGGCATTCACCGACTATTACAGCAACTTCGGCTTCGCCTTTGCCAAGGTGGAAGCCGTGCCTGAAATCGATCGGGCCAACAACCGCGTGGAACTGGTGCTGCAGGCCCAGCCTTCGCGCCGCGCCTATGTGCGCCGCATCAATGTGAGCGGCAACAACAAGACCCGTGACGAAGTGATTCGCCGGGAGTTCCGTCAGTTTGAAGCCTCTTGGTACGACGGCGACAAGATCAAGCTGTCGCGCGACCGCGTGGACCGCCTTGGCTTCTTTACCGAAGTGAATGTGGAAACCCAGGAAGTGCCTGGTTCTCCCGATCAGGTGGATCTGTTGATCAACGTGGCTGAAAAGCCCACGGGCTCGATTCAGCTGGGTGCCGGTTTCTCCAGTGCTGAAAAGGTCTCGCTGTCCTTCGGTATCAAGCAGGAAAACGTGTTCGGTTCCGGTAACTACCTGGGTGTGGACGTAAATACCAGCAAGTTCAACCGAACCATCGTGATGTCCACCACCAATCCGTATTTCACAGATACGGGCATTTCGCGCACCTACGATCTGTACTACCGCACCATGCGTCCGTACTACGACGACGCGGCCTACAAGATCGTGACCCAGGGTGCTTCCGTGCGCTTTGGTGTGCCGTTCAGCGAGGTGGACACGATTTTCTTCGGTGGTGGTGTCGAAGGCAACGAGATCAAGCCGGGCACTTACATGCCCCAGGTCTATCAGGATTACTGCAACAACTGGGGTTGCAAGCAGACCGGCATTCCCATGACCATTGGCTGGTCTCGCGATAATCGCGACAGCGCCCTGGCGCCTAATGCGGGTCGTTATCAGCGCTTGAATACCGAATTGTCCTTCCTGAGCGATATGCGCTATGTCAAGGCCAATTACCAGATTCAGCAATATATCCCGCTGAACAAGAAATACACGATTGCCTTGAACGGCGAACTGGGCTGGGGCAAGGGCCTCAACGGCCGTCCGTTCCCGATTTTCAAGAACTTCTATTCGGGCGGTTTGGGTTCGGTTCGCGGTTTCGAGCAGGGCTCGCTGGGTAGGCATGACACCACCTACACGAATCTGGCCCTTGGCGGCACGCGCAAGATGACCTTGAATGCCGAGTTCATGGTGCCGTTCCCTGGCGCAGGCAATGACCGAACCTTGCGTTTGTTTACTTTCCTGGACGTTGGCAATGTGTGGGCAGAAGGGGAGAGCATGGAGTTGAACTCCCTGCGCGCTTCCACAGGTATCGGTATTAGCTGGATTTCGCCTTTGGGCCCGCTGCGTTTGGCTTATGCTCAGCCTATCCGCAAGGAAACCGGGGATAGAATCCAAAAACTGCAATTCCAAATCGGAACATCTTTCTAA
- the rseP gene encoding RIP metalloprotease RseP codes for MLLTVVAFIVALGVLIAVHEWGHYRVAVACGVKVLRYSVGFGKPLLRWTSKKTGTEYVVAALPLGGYVRMLDEREAEVAPEEKHLAFNNQPLRSRAAIVAAGPVANLVLAIALLSVVNWMGVTEPAARLAAPPVGSLLQTAGVQGGDRVQRVAVGNQAWEPVRSLGDLRWSITTAAIEGDALQLEVAAAPDAAARVLNLNLASLEQKEPDAAFFEKVGLAGPWSSPVLQEVVEGGPAQVSGLRKGDLVLSVDGKPVQDGAQLRSWIRQSGASGQVAPQSWQIQRDGKTMVLTVQPELVAATAEQPSTGRINAFIGGEIEMVVVRRGFVDGLWAGVTRTWELSAMTLRMMGRMLIGEASLKNISGPLTIADYAGKSASMGLVQYLSFLALISISLGVLNLLPLPVLDGGHLMYYLWEAVTGRSVSDLWAERLQKAGVAVILMMMSVAFFNDFNRLWG; via the coding sequence GTGTTGCTGACGGTTGTTGCGTTCATTGTGGCGCTGGGTGTGTTGATCGCTGTGCACGAGTGGGGGCACTACCGCGTGGCCGTGGCCTGCGGGGTGAAGGTGCTGCGCTACTCCGTGGGCTTTGGCAAGCCGCTGCTGCGCTGGACCAGCAAAAAGACAGGCACCGAGTACGTGGTCGCTGCGCTGCCGCTGGGCGGCTATGTGCGCATGCTTGACGAGCGTGAAGCCGAGGTGGCACCCGAGGAAAAGCACCTGGCCTTCAACAACCAGCCTCTGCGTTCCAGAGCCGCCATCGTTGCGGCCGGCCCGGTGGCCAATCTGGTTTTAGCCATTGCCTTGCTGTCCGTCGTCAACTGGATGGGCGTGACCGAGCCTGCCGCCAGACTGGCCGCGCCGCCTGTGGGCTCTTTGCTGCAAACCGCAGGAGTGCAGGGCGGAGACCGGGTACAGCGCGTTGCCGTTGGCAATCAGGCCTGGGAGCCGGTGCGCTCTCTGGGCGATTTGCGCTGGTCCATCACCACGGCGGCAATCGAGGGCGACGCCCTGCAGCTGGAAGTGGCGGCCGCACCTGACGCAGCGGCCCGCGTGCTGAATCTCAATCTCGCCTCCCTGGAGCAAAAAGAGCCCGATGCGGCCTTTTTTGAAAAAGTGGGTTTGGCCGGTCCCTGGTCCAGCCCGGTGCTGCAAGAGGTGGTTGAAGGCGGACCGGCACAGGTATCCGGTCTGCGCAAAGGCGATTTGGTGCTGAGCGTGGACGGCAAGCCGGTGCAAGACGGCGCGCAGCTGCGCAGCTGGATACGCCAATCGGGTGCCTCCGGCCAGGTCGCGCCCCAAAGCTGGCAGATTCAGCGCGATGGGAAGACCATGGTCTTGACGGTGCAGCCGGAACTGGTGGCCGCGACGGCCGAGCAGCCCAGCACGGGCCGGATCAACGCCTTCATCGGCGGTGAAATCGAGATGGTGGTGGTGCGCCGCGGCTTTGTGGACGGTCTCTGGGCCGGTGTGACGCGGACCTGGGAGCTGTCTGCCATGACCTTGCGCATGATGGGGCGCATGCTGATCGGCGAGGCTTCGCTCAAGAACATCAGCGGCCCGCTGACCATTGCCGACTACGCCGGCAAGTCCGCCAGCATGGGGCTGGTGCAGTATCTTTCGTTTCTTGCGCTCATCAGCATCAGCCTGGGCGTTCTCAACTTGCTACCATTGCCAGTTTTGGATGGCGGGCACCTGATGTATTATCTTTGGGAAGCCGTCACAGGCCGCAGTGTTTCTGATCTTTGGGCCGAGAGATTGCAAAAGGCAGGTGTGGCAGTCATCCTGATGATGATGTCGGTCGCCTTTTTCAATGATTTCAACCGGCTTTGGGGCTAA
- the ispC gene encoding 1-deoxy-D-xylulose-5-phosphate reductoisomerase produces MKQKITVLGSTGSIGTNTLDVVARHPDQYQVFALSAATQVDLMLKQCAQFKPRFAVMASASHAQLLAEKLKQNGLGTQVLQSQNALESIASHPEVDAVMAAIVGAAGLAPCLAAAKAGKRLLLANKEALVVGGALFMDTVKRHGATLLPIDSEHSAIFQCLPEDRSTWAARVDSLLLTASGGPFRQRDPATLAEITPEQACSHPNFSMGRKISVDSATMMNKALEVIEARWLFDMAPENIKVVIHPQQIVHSMVQFTDSSVLAQLGTPDMRVPIACGLAWPERIASGAPLLDFSKLAALTFEEADAHRFPGLHLSWQALSAPEGTTTVLNAANEVAVAAFLERRLGFDRIHAVNLQTLEAVQPGAVASLEDLMALDARAREQARAIANQWAL; encoded by the coding sequence ATGAAGCAAAAAATCACGGTTCTGGGTTCTACCGGTTCGATCGGAACCAACACCCTGGATGTGGTGGCGCGCCACCCTGATCAGTACCAAGTGTTTGCCTTGAGCGCGGCCACCCAGGTGGACTTGATGCTCAAGCAGTGCGCTCAATTCAAGCCCCGCTTTGCCGTCATGGCCAGCGCTTCTCATGCGCAGCTGCTGGCTGAAAAGTTAAAGCAAAATGGGCTTGGAACCCAGGTGTTGCAATCGCAAAATGCTCTTGAATCAATAGCGTCTCATCCCGAGGTGGATGCCGTCATGGCGGCCATCGTCGGTGCTGCGGGTCTGGCCCCCTGTCTGGCTGCAGCCAAGGCCGGCAAACGTTTGCTGCTGGCCAACAAGGAAGCTTTGGTGGTTGGCGGGGCCTTGTTCATGGACACTGTCAAGCGCCACGGCGCCACGCTGCTGCCCATCGATAGCGAGCATTCCGCCATCTTCCAGTGTCTGCCCGAAGACCGCAGCACCTGGGCTGCGCGTGTGGACTCGCTGCTGCTGACCGCCTCGGGCGGGCCTTTCCGTCAGCGCGATCCCGCCACTTTGGCCGAGATCACGCCCGAGCAGGCTTGTTCCCACCCCAATTTCTCCATGGGTCGCAAGATCTCGGTGGATTCGGCCACCATGATGAACAAGGCGCTGGAAGTGATCGAGGCCCGCTGGCTGTTCGACATGGCGCCCGAGAACATCAAGGTGGTGATTCACCCGCAGCAAATCGTGCATTCCATGGTTCAGTTCACGGACTCGTCGGTGCTGGCTCAGCTGGGTACGCCGGATATGCGCGTGCCCATTGCCTGCGGTCTGGCTTGGCCCGAGCGCATTGCCAGCGGCGCGCCGCTGCTGGACTTTTCCAAGCTGGCAGCGCTGACGTTCGAGGAGGCGGATGCCCATCGTTTTCCGGGGCTGCACCTGTCTTGGCAAGCGCTGAGCGCGCCTGAGGGCACGACGACTGTGCTCAATGCGGCCAATGAGGTGGCTGTGGCCGCTTTCCTGGAGCGTCGCCTGGGCTTTGATCGTATCCATGCCGTCAATCTGCAAACCCTGGAGGCCGTGCAGCCTGGAGCTGTCGCCAGCCTGGAAGACCTGATGGCGCTGGATGCCAGAGCACGTGAGCAAGCGCGTGCCATTGCAAATCAGTGGGCTCTGTAA
- a CDS encoding phosphatidate cytidylyltransferase yields MLKQRVITALILLAILLPALFYTGSSTPFAVLMLIFMAAGAWEWGRLNGFGQMGSLVVGGVCTVLCAASWWAGWLQQPLGAFGMLWVIAGGMWVLGGGLLLRAGVAGWPHIPAAVRLVGGVLALWVAWMAVVQARNVGINFLLSMLVLVWVADVFAYFAGRTFGLKFTKNKLAPTVSPGKSWEGVWGGMLGVIALALLWVWADRHYGAGVPSFYSVLQSRGTWFLLLAVVFMAAMSVVGDLVESLIKRSVGVKDSSGLLPGHGGVLDRIDALLPTLPLAMMLSSFVHP; encoded by the coding sequence ATGCTCAAGCAGCGCGTTATCACTGCCTTGATTTTGCTGGCCATCCTGCTGCCCGCATTGTTCTACACCGGCAGCAGCACGCCATTTGCCGTGCTCATGCTGATTTTCATGGCTGCAGGTGCCTGGGAATGGGGGCGACTCAATGGCTTTGGTCAGATGGGCTCCCTGGTCGTGGGCGGTGTCTGCACCGTGCTGTGTGCCGCCTCCTGGTGGGCGGGCTGGCTGCAGCAACCTCTGGGGGCGTTTGGCATGCTGTGGGTGATTGCCGGCGGCATGTGGGTGCTGGGTGGTGGCTTGCTGCTGCGCGCTGGCGTGGCTGGCTGGCCGCACATTCCTGCTGCTGTGCGCTTGGTAGGCGGCGTGCTGGCCTTGTGGGTGGCCTGGATGGCCGTTGTGCAGGCGCGCAATGTGGGAATCAATTTCCTGCTTTCCATGCTGGTGCTGGTATGGGTCGCCGACGTTTTTGCCTACTTCGCGGGCCGAACCTTTGGCCTCAAATTCACCAAGAACAAGCTGGCTCCGACCGTGAGTCCTGGCAAGAGCTGGGAAGGCGTCTGGGGCGGCATGCTGGGCGTGATCGCCCTGGCCCTGCTTTGGGTTTGGGCGGATCGGCACTATGGTGCTGGCGTACCTAGTTTTTATTCGGTGCTGCAGTCGCGCGGAACCTGGTTCCTGCTGCTGGCAGTGGTGTTTATGGCTGCGATGAGCGTGGTGGGCGACCTGGTCGAATCCCTGATCAAGCGCAGCGTTGGTGTCAAGGACAGCAGCGGTTTGCTGCCCGGCCATGGTGGTGTTCTGGATCGCATTGATGCCCTCTTGCCCACGCTGCCGTTGGCAATGATGCTCTCATCCTTTGTGCATCCATGA
- the uppS gene encoding polyprenyl diphosphate synthase, whose product MTSKKTGAVPRHIAVIMDGNGRWAKRRLLPRLAGHKQGVESLRRCARACVERGVQVLTVFAFSSENWNRPQEEVSGLMSLLATALAKEVSQLSRDGVRLYFVGDRSSLSEKVRHGLAQAEQQTAHNTRLILNICFNYGGRWDIAQAAEKLAAQGVAITPESLDKAMALAHVPDPDLLIRTGGEMRISNFLLWQAAYSEMYFSASLWPDFDEAELDLAIGAFNGRERRFGQTSEQIQQPSTPTVTA is encoded by the coding sequence TTGACTTCCAAAAAAACCGGCGCGGTTCCGCGCCATATTGCCGTCATCATGGATGGCAACGGGCGCTGGGCCAAGCGTCGCCTGCTGCCCCGCCTTGCCGGGCACAAGCAAGGTGTGGAATCGCTGCGCCGCTGCGCCCGCGCCTGCGTGGAGCGCGGCGTGCAGGTGCTCACGGTGTTTGCCTTCTCCTCGGAGAACTGGAATCGCCCGCAGGAAGAGGTCTCCGGCCTCATGAGTCTGCTGGCGACCGCACTTGCCAAGGAAGTGAGCCAGCTGAGCCGAGATGGTGTTCGCCTGTACTTTGTGGGCGATCGCTCCAGTCTGTCTGAAAAAGTGCGCCATGGCCTGGCGCAGGCCGAGCAGCAGACCGCGCACAACACCCGCCTGATTCTCAATATCTGCTTCAACTACGGTGGTCGCTGGGATATTGCTCAGGCCGCTGAGAAGCTGGCGGCTCAAGGTGTGGCCATCACCCCCGAGAGCCTGGACAAGGCCATGGCACTGGCCCATGTGCCCGATCCGGATTTGTTGATCCGTACCGGTGGCGAGATGCGCATCAGCAACTTCCTGCTTTGGCAGGCTGCTTATTCCGAGATGTATTTCAGCGCCAGCCTGTGGCCTGACTTCGATGAGGCTGAACTCGATCTGGCCATTGGTGCTTTCAATGGCCGCGAGCGGCGCTTTGGTCAGACATCCGAACAGATTCAACAGCCGTCCACACCGACTGTGACGGCATAA